The window AGATGAAAAAAGCTGCTATGAAAATACCTGTACCTAGTAATGTAAAAGAAAAAGCAGTTAAAATAATGCTTGAAACTCATCCAGATAAGACAACTACTGATGCAGTAAAAAATTATGTTAAGTGTGGAGTGAGTCCAAGGGGAATTCAAGCAATCATAACAGGAGCTAAGGTCAAAGCATTATCTGAGGGGAGATTTAATGTGTGTATGGAGGATATATATTGTATGGCTTATCCTTGTCTTAGACATAGAATATTTTTGAACTTTAAGGCCATGGCAGACAAAATAGACACCGACACCATAATAAGGGAAATCCTAAAGAAGGTGAACTAATTGGACAAATTCTTAAGAGAAATAGAACCATTAATTATAAAGCCATATAAAAAAATATTAAAAGGAGGAAAAGGAAATTACAAAGCAGGGGGATTTGGAAATTCATTAGACTTTTATGGCCACAGAAAATATATGCCAGGAGATGATGTTAGAAAAATAGACTGGAAGGCTTATATGAGAACAGATGAATTCTATATAAAAGAATTCGGCGAGCAGAAAAATATGAATGTAAATGTAATACTTGATATAAGCTCGTCTATGGACTTTGGAAATCCTAATAAATTTGAAATGGGAAAGATGTTATCCATCGGAATAAGTTATCTTACACTAAAGCAAATGGATAACTTAAGTGTATATACTTTAAATGATAAATTAAATTGCAACTTTAGAGGAATAAGAGGAAAAGATAATTTTTATAACATAATGGAAGATATAAATAATCTAAATTCTAGTGGGAAAACAAACTTAAAAGATATCTTAAATTTAAACAATTCAAGCTCAGGAATAACATTTATAATATCTGATTTCTTTGATGAAGATATAGAAACAGCTTTGGATTATTTAATAATAAAAGGCCAAGAAGTTGTAATGATACATTTGTTATCACCATCTGAAATAAATCCAGACTATAATAATGAACTAAAGCTTATAGACAAGGAAAGTGGAAATATAGTTAGACTTAGCCTTGATAAGAATATAAAACAAAAATATATAAATAAGGTAGAAAAGTTTATAAGGAATATAAAAGAAAAATGCTTACAAAGAGAGATTAAATACATATTTGCACAAACAGATACAACCCCAGTAAACATATTGTCAAAGTCATTAGGGGGTATATAAATGAAGTTTTTAAACCCTATAGGATTATTATTTTCTTTATTACTTGGAGTAATAATACTATTTTATTTTAAGAAAAATCAAGTCGTAGAGAAGTACGTATCTACAACTAAATTTTGGGATGAGATACTAAAAGAAGTAGAAGGAGTAAGAACGAGAAAAATAGATAAATACCTACTATTAATAATTCAAATGATAATAGGATTGTTAGTAGTAATATCAATAGCTAATCCTACAATAATAAAGAATATCAACGAGAACCAAGAAAATGAAAATATAGTATCATGCAGCAATCAAGATCTAAACAAAACTAAAAAAATAATTTATATAGGAGATAACAAATACATAAAAAGTGCTCTATCGAGTATTGAAAATATAAAAGTTGATTTTGATAATGAGTATAGTGAGAAATATAAACAATATGATGTGTATATCTTGGATAAAAATGTTGATGAATTACCTAAAAATGTTAATAAGTGGATAACATATCCACAAAATGGTAATATTCAGGGGAGTATTAATAGTGTGAAAGCATTGAAAATTGTAGATTCTGAGTTTTCTAAAAATATCCACAATAAAAAAATATATGTGGATAAAACAGAATATTTGAAAGAAAAGAAAGGATTTAAAACAATGCTTAGTGTGGATAACAAACCTATAATTATATATGGGGTAAATGATAAATCAAAAGAGATATATTCGTCTATAAATTTTAATAAAACTAATTTAGTAATGACTTCCGATTTTCCTATACTAATTAAAAATATGATTAACTGGCTGTCATACGACGAAAATATAGAGCAAACTTATAAAAATATAGATGATAAGAAAGATAGTTCGGGATATACGATAAAAAATATAATACTGATAATAGCCCTATTCTTGATGGTTATAGAATGGGAGGTATATAGACGTGAAATTTAATTTTGAAACTAATATATTTATTACAATAATATCATTACTAATAATAGGATATTTTATATACAACGGATTAAAAATTTATAAAGTATTTCCTAAAAAGAAGTTTTATATATGGGTTGTATTGAGATTTCTTGCTATTACATGTATCATATTATCTCTTATGAAGGTAAGCTTAGTTTTAGAAAGCAATAAAACAACAACTATTTTCTTAGTGGATAGATCTAAGAGTTTACTTAAAAATAAAACAGAAATAGAGGAGTACATAGATAATCAAATACAAAACAAGAAAAGAAAAGATAAAATAGGGGTTATATCATTTGGAAAAGATGCAATGATTGATGTACCTATCAGTGAAAACTTAGATAAAGTAAAATTTGAAACTCAGCCAAACCAAAATTTTACTAATATAAAAAATGCTCTTGAGTTTTCTATGAATCATTTTCCTGAAAAAGATAATAAAAGATTAGTTCTAATAACAGATGGAAAAGAAAATATAGATAATTACGATAAGATAGTAGATAAATTAAAGGAAAACAATATAAATCTTGTTATCTATAATCAAAACATTAACTCAGACAAGGATGCTCAGCTCAAAAAAATGTATATACCAAACAATATACATATTAATGAAAAGATTCCTGTAACTATAACTGTTAATTCTAATTTTAATGGAGATGGAATATTTCATTTGTTCAGTGAAAATAAAGAGATATTAAATAGAAAATTGAATATAAAAAATGGAAGTAATGAATTTGAATTTAGAATAGATTCAAATCCAAAATACACAAATTTAAAGGGTGAAATAGATTTTAAATCTGATACTAATTCAAAAAACAATACTATTACTAAAACTATAACACTAAAAGATACCCCAAGAGTATTGCTGATAGGAGATTATGAAGATACCAAAAATATCAATAATTTAATTAAAAGTATGGATTTAGAATATGAGAGTTATTCTGCAAAACAGGTAAATAAATCTATAGATTATTTAAGTAAATTTAGTGAAATATTGTTAGTTAATGTATCGTACGATGAGATGGATAAGGAATTTGAAAAGAATTTAGATACAGTAGTAAAAGAAAATGGTTCATCACTAATAGCAGTGGGTGGAGAAAAAGCATTTGCACTTGGGGGATATAAAGATACAAATATAGAAAAAATGCTTCCTGTACAGTGTGAAATGAAAGGAAATAAAAAACATCCTAATACAGGATTAGTTCTAGTTATTGACTGCTCCGGAAGTATGGAGGATAGCAGTAATGGTATTAAGAAGATAGAAATGGCAAAGGAAGCTGCAATAAAATCTGTAAATATTCTAGATAAAGATGATTATGTAGGAGTTTTAGCTTTTTCAGATAAGCTTGAATGGGTAGTTCCATTTCAAAAGGTAGAGTCTAAAGAAAAAATAAAAAATGATATAGGACTATTAAGCTCAAAGGGAGGAACTTTAATAATACCAGCACTTAATAAAACTGAAGATATACTAAAGAAATCTAATACAAAAGTAAAACATATAATATTATTATCCGATGGACAGGCAGAAAAAGATGGATATGAATTTATATTAAATAAATTCAAGGAAGATAAAATTACATTATCTACTGTAGCAGTTGGAAATGATTCTGATAAGAACGTATTAAATAATATGAGTGATCAAACTAATGGAAGAAGCTACATAGCTACTAACCTTT is drawn from Tepidibacter hydrothermalis and contains these coding sequences:
- a CDS encoding VWA domain-containing protein, which produces MKFNFETNIFITIISLLIIGYFIYNGLKIYKVFPKKKFYIWVVLRFLAITCIILSLMKVSLVLESNKTTTIFLVDRSKSLLKNKTEIEEYIDNQIQNKKRKDKIGVISFGKDAMIDVPISENLDKVKFETQPNQNFTNIKNALEFSMNHFPEKDNKRLVLITDGKENIDNYDKIVDKLKENNINLVIYNQNINSDKDAQLKKMYIPNNIHINEKIPVTITVNSNFNGDGIFHLFSENKEILNRKLNIKNGSNEFEFRIDSNPKYTNLKGEIDFKSDTNSKNNTITKTITLKDTPRVLLIGDYEDTKNINNLIKSMDLEYESYSAKQVNKSIDYLSKFSEILLVNVSYDEMDKEFEKNLDTVVKENGSSLIAVGGEKAFALGGYKDTNIEKMLPVQCEMKGNKKHPNTGLVLVIDCSGSMEDSSNGIKKIEMAKEAAIKSVNILDKDDYVGVLAFSDKLEWVVPFQKVESKEKIKNDIGLLSSKGGTLIIPALNKTEDILKKSNTKVKHIILLSDGQAEKDGYEFILNKFKEDKITLSTVAVGNDSDKNVLNNMSDQTNGRSYIATNLYDIPKIFAKETYIATKKYLNNKKFKPVVVNESDILKDTDIPDLYGYTGAGIKKNANLILKSDKDDPILASWNYGIGKVIAFTSDLNGKWSRDWIESSYFEDTWRNVINYSFNDNNIDLDIRQYGLVVDVFVDSTKSNLKSEVSINGEDYSDDIELDEASIGKFKGSFTLDNTGDYSINIKLKDNDKVLKNETRIIHLDYSPEYDVGKRDDLDLFYDADSINGDVDVFKVPIKNKNRAVRELSFILLPIALCLFIADIGVRRML
- a CDS encoding BatA domain-containing protein; translated protein: MKFLNPIGLLFSLLLGVIILFYFKKNQVVEKYVSTTKFWDEILKEVEGVRTRKIDKYLLLIIQMIIGLLVVISIANPTIIKNINENQENENIVSCSNQDLNKTKKIIYIGDNKYIKSALSSIENIKVDFDNEYSEKYKQYDVYILDKNVDELPKNVNKWITYPQNGNIQGSINSVKALKIVDSEFSKNIHNKKIYVDKTEYLKEKKGFKTMLSVDNKPIIIYGVNDKSKEIYSSINFNKTNLVMTSDFPILIKNMINWLSYDENIEQTYKNIDDKKDSSGYTIKNIILIIALFLMVIEWEVYRREI
- a CDS encoding DUF58 domain-containing protein, whose product is MDKFLREIEPLIIKPYKKILKGGKGNYKAGGFGNSLDFYGHRKYMPGDDVRKIDWKAYMRTDEFYIKEFGEQKNMNVNVILDISSSMDFGNPNKFEMGKMLSIGISYLTLKQMDNLSVYTLNDKLNCNFRGIRGKDNFYNIMEDINNLNSSGKTNLKDILNLNNSSSGITFIISDFFDEDIETALDYLIIKGQEVVMIHLLSPSEINPDYNNELKLIDKESGNIVRLSLDKNIKQKYINKVEKFIRNIKEKCLQREIKYIFAQTDTTPVNILSKSLGGI